A window of the Gossypium hirsutum isolate 1008001.06 chromosome A03, Gossypium_hirsutum_v2.1, whole genome shotgun sequence genome harbors these coding sequences:
- the LOC107885934 gene encoding uncharacterized protein isoform X1, producing the protein MAANSSNGEQQTPSKPPPLPSPLRFSKFFQLRLRFLFQPRPCPKLLLLLRRLLQIQKIFLVPMLHQIRLVKGLVKALISKKMIGKASLHNGLYILPTSPKIEISKSFTALGKVDTVMLWHFRLGHPSFQYLAKLFPALFINKRPNSFSCKVCSLAKHTKSSYFPSTYKPSYPFALIHSDIWGPSRVKNADNCKWFITFIDDHSRITWTYLLKDKSETASVFVQFYNMVLTQFGSKIQLFKSDNGSEFFARSLGDFFKEKGIVQISSCVGTPQQNGVAERKNRHLLEVTRSLLFTTNVPKYLWGEALLTATYLINRMPSKVLKFQTPQSIFLQHFPHFKPISSILPLKIFGCTVFIQNIAPNKSKLDPKSLKCVLVGYFSLKKGYKCYHPPSKRFFTTMDITFYEQDSYFTQAEIQGETWSDFQPQQVSPSNLHCQPSELPSCSPLPADLSPVNAPIDSPVVPMTNSPTPTLNTLPENTPTPIDSLQKTPSPKQLRVYTRKRRHIPETVLQSDSCRELDLGPAAEMEEEITFTATLDKEQVPTSIAEALKDPKWRRAVEEEICALEKNATWTITDLPQGKKAVGCKWIFAVKYNSNGSIQRYKARLVARGFTQTYGIDFTETFAHVAKLNTIRVLLSLAVNCDWKLHQLDVKNAFLNGKLEEEVYMQLPPGLKSIEGSNKVCKLNKSLYGLKQSPRAWFERFTKVILQNGYKQSLADHTLFIKVTSTNKKAILIVYVDDIILTGDDEEEISNLKKLLNREFETKDLGKLRYFLGMEVARSKEGLVINQRKYVLDLLKETGFLGCKPADTPMEANLRFNKEDESLVDREKFQRLVGKLIYLSLTRPDIAFPVNVISQHMTNPTEEHMAAANRILKYLKKTPGHGLMFKKTQDRTVKIFTDSSWAGDLTERRSTSGYCTFVWGNLTTWRSKKQSVVSRSSAEAEFRALALGICEGIWLLKLLKELGTNQEDHFEVLCDNQSAIQIAKNPVQHDRTKHVEIDRHFIADQVNKKTATLSYIPSEGQIADILTKALPKPVFNKFLFKLGLYNVYSPA; encoded by the exons ATGGCAGCAAATTCATCAAATGGGGAACAACAAACACCCTCAAAGCCACCACCTTTGCCATCTCCATTGCGTTTTTCCAAGTTTTTCCag CTTAGGTTACGATTTCTTTTTCAACCTAGACCATGTCCGAAACTCCTTCTCCTACTTCGGAGATTACTTCAAATCCAGAAAATTTTTCTGGTTCCGATGCTCCATCAGATTCGTCTAGTCAAGGGTCTTGTGAAG GCACTGATCTCGAAGAAGATGATTGGTAAGGCCAGCTTGCATAATGGTCTCTACATCCTCCCTACCTCTCCTAAAATCGAGATCTCCAAGTCATTTACCGCTTTAGGAAAAGTTGATACTGTTATGTTATGGCACTTTCGTTTAGGCCATCCTAGTTTCCAATACCTTGCAAAATTGTTTCCTGCTCTATTCATTAATAAAAGGCCTAATTCTTTTTCTTGCAAAGTTTGCTCTCTTGctaaacatactaaatcatcttattttccttctacatacaagccttcttacccttttgctttgatccatagtgatatttggggtccttctcgggtgaagaatgctgataattgtaagtggtttatcacttttattgatgatcacagtaggataacttggacttatttgctgaaagataaatctgaaacagctagtgtttttgtgcaattttataacatggttctcactcaatttgggtctaaaatccagctctttaaatctgataatggcagtgaattttttgctaggtctttaggtgatttttttaaggaaaagggcatagttcagattagttcttgtgttggaaccccacagcaaaacggcgttgccgaaagaaaaaataggcaccttcttgaagttactcgttctcttctatttaccactaatgttcctaaatatttgtggggggaagccttattaactgccacatatttaatcaaccggatgcctagtaaggttttaaaatttcaaacgcctcaatctatatttttgcagcactttcctcattttaagcctatctcctccattctgccacttaaaatttttggctgcactgtttttatccaaaatattgctcctaataagtccaagttagatcctaagtctttaaaatgtgtattggttgggtATTTTTCACTTAAGAAGGGTTATAAATGCTATCATCCTCCTTCTAAACGATTTTTCACCACTATGGATATAACATTTTATGAGCAGGATTCCTATTTCACTCAGGCTGAAATTCAGGGGGAAACATGGAGTGATTTTCAGCCACAACAGGTATCTCCTTCTAATCTTCATTGTCAACCTTCAGAATTGCCATCTTGTTCGCCATTACCTGCAGATCTGTCACCTGTGAATGCTCCCATTGATTCTCCTGTAGTACCTATGACTAATTCACCTACACCCACTTTAAACACTCTTCCTGAAAATACACCTACTCCAATTGACAGTCTTCAAAAAACACCATCACCCAAACAGCTTCGTGTCTACACAAGAAAAAGAAGACATATCCCTGAGACTGTTTTGCAATCTGATTCTTGCCGAGAATTGGATTTGGGTCCAGCTGCCGAAATGGAAGAAGAAATCA CATTTACAGCAACTTTGGATAAAGAACAGGTTCCCACAAGCATAGCTGAAGCTCTAAAGGATCCAAAATGGAGAAGGGCTGTTGAAGAGGAAATTTGTGCACTAGAGAAAAATGCTACTTGGACCATTACAGACCTTCCTCAAGGAAAAAAGGCTGTCGGCTGTAAATGGATCTTTGCTGTAAAGTATAACTCCAATGGCAGTATtcaacgatacaaagctagactaGTGGCCAGAGGTTTCACGCAAACATATGGGATAGACTTCACAGAAACTTTTGCACATGTGGCAAAGcttaacactattcgagtactcctaagtttggctgtaaattgcgattggaaattacaccaacttgatgtaaaaaaCGCATTTCTTAATGGCAAGCTTGAGGAAGAAGTCTATATGCAATTGCCACCTGGCTTAAAGTCTATTGAAGGTAGCAACAAGGTTTGCAAGCTCAACAAGTCTCTATACGGGTTAAAACAATCACCCAGAGCTTGGTTCGAGAGGTTCACTAAAGTCATTCTTCAAAATGGCTACAAGCAGTCCCTTGCCGATCATACGCTTTTCATCAAGGTAACTTCTACAAATAAGAAAGCTATCCTAattgtgtatgtggatgacatcattcttactggagatgatgaggaagagattagcaatttgaagaagttgttaaacagggaattcgaaaccaaggacttgggaaagctaaggtatttcctaggaatggaggtggcaagatcaaaagaaggacttgtgatcaaccagagaaagtatgtacttgatttactcaaagaaactggttttcttggctgtaagccggctgatacaccaatggaggcaaacttgagattcaataaagaagatgagtccttagtagacagagagaaatttcaaaggttagttgggaaactaatctacttatccttgacaaggccagatatagcttttcccgtaaatgtgataagtcaacacatgactaatcctactgaagagcatatggcagcagcaaatagaattctcaagtacttgaagaaaactccaggacacggcttaatgtttaagaagacacaagacagaactgttaagatttttacagactctagttgggctggagatctcactgaaagaagatccactagtgggtactgcacttttgtttggggtaaccttacaacttggagaagtaagaaacaatctgttgtttcaagaagtagtgctgaagctgaatttagagcactagctttggggatatgcgaaggaatttggctacttaaattactaaaagaacttggcacaaatcaggaggatcactttgaagttttgtgtgataatcaatctgccattcagattgccaagaacccagttcaacatgaccgaacaaagcatgttgaaattgataggcattttattgctgatcaagtcaacaaaaagacagccactctttcttacattccttcagaaggacagattgcagacattcttaccaaggctttgccaaaacctgtgttcaataaattcctattcaagctgggattatacaatgtatattctccagcttga